A genomic region of Dickeya solani IPO 2222 contains the following coding sequences:
- a CDS encoding type IV secretion system protein, with amino-acid sequence MSGGMFVGMNNTITDGLQAILRGQTSVYGDMVSVIAVSSFTVFVTYRGYQTLAGKRQTPVEDVMWDIGRMLLIMTFVLNLDGWLNVAIAAINGLKDGVSGDDNVWLLLDTVWEKAQTIGQKLYQQDDSAYVKLNGGIAEILVWAGVIVTLLFGATVNLLAEIIIVLMTTTAPLFIFCLLYGFLIPMFNNWLKIIFTIILTMMFSALSIRIVINYLDGILDKAVNFADSANIITLGVQCCVAGVISGVIIWFSAKIAGALGGIAVQATLQGATMSGLRGLASTSSEATKPAMKTGAAAARLAAKGSHAAGTLIATGTGNAISAWQKRAAAIESMKRLNQQRHR; translated from the coding sequence ATGTCAGGTGGTATGTTTGTTGGAATGAACAACACGATCACTGACGGCCTACAAGCCATACTGCGGGGGCAAACCTCCGTCTATGGCGATATGGTCAGCGTCATCGCCGTCAGTTCCTTCACTGTATTTGTCACTTATCGGGGTTATCAAACCCTGGCCGGAAAACGCCAAACGCCCGTCGAAGATGTCATGTGGGATATAGGGCGAATGTTATTAATCATGACTTTCGTTTTAAATCTCGATGGCTGGCTGAATGTAGCCATTGCGGCCATTAACGGCTTAAAAGACGGCGTTAGTGGTGATGATAATGTCTGGTTATTGCTCGATACCGTCTGGGAGAAAGCACAGACAATTGGACAAAAGCTTTATCAACAGGATGATTCTGCCTATGTAAAACTCAACGGCGGTATTGCCGAAATTCTGGTCTGGGCCGGTGTTATAGTCACACTGCTCTTTGGCGCTACGGTTAACCTGTTAGCCGAAATCATCATTGTATTAATGACGACGACCGCGCCATTATTTATTTTCTGCCTGTTGTATGGGTTCCTGATTCCGATGTTTAACAACTGGCTGAAAATTATTTTTACGATCATCCTGACGATGATGTTTTCAGCGTTATCAATCAGGATCGTCATTAATTACCTCGATGGTATCTTAGATAAGGCGGTTAATTTTGCCGACAGCGCCAATATCATTACGCTTGGTGTTCAGTGTTGTGTTGCGGGCGTTATTTCTGGCGTCATTATTTGGTTTTCAGCGAAAATCGCCGGTGCATTAGGCGGTATCGCCGTTCAGGCCACCTTGCAGGGGGCCACCATGAGCGGCTTACGCGGTCTGGCGAGCACGTCATCTGAAGCAACAAAACCGGCGATGAAAACCGGCGCGGCGGCGGCCCGGCTGGCCGCCAAAGGCAGCCATGCCGCCGGGACACTCATCGCCACGGGCACCGGCAACGCCATCTCCGCCTGGCAAAAGCGTGCCGCCGCCATTGAGAGTATGAAGCGCCTTAACCAACAGCGTCATCGCTAA
- a CDS encoding EexN family lipoprotein, which produces MRVSMKTSLCIFSVILGTCCLTGCDNPKSTQWYKAHPDEMNQRYQACESSGEDSQDCKNARAARFELRQEKAKVPNLN; this is translated from the coding sequence ATGAGGGTAAGCATGAAGACGTCACTGTGCATTTTTTCGGTTATTTTGGGCACATGCTGTCTAACAGGATGTGACAACCCCAAATCAACACAATGGTACAAAGCGCACCCGGATGAAATGAACCAGCGATATCAGGCGTGTGAATCATCTGGGGAAGACTCGCAGGATTGCAAAAATGCGCGAGCAGCGCGATTCGAACTCCGTCAGGAAAAGGCCAAGGTTCCCAATTTGAACTAA